Proteins encoded together in one Porites lutea chromosome 2, jaPorLute2.1, whole genome shotgun sequence window:
- the LOC140928956 gene encoding ATP-binding cassette sub-family C member 4-like, whose product MAKTSYRRVTSTTQVENVSFFSTFLFRWMNDVLKSGNERAIDENDLLSLNEECTACFLTEQLQSKWTDETANNKRHDKQPKLWKSVLKMLTTREAMILFVTVTVPLFCRVLQPLLLGYLVKSLMMAELQHHFLLYGCALALGINELIGSVCWHQFAYRCEVFGIRISSAIKGLVYMKTLLLSKDSLLRISTGRVIDLVSNDVQRLEGETFWALFNAAPFFLEFLILAFLAVYFIGWQVMVGFIFLCILLPCFSGLSHGGAVLRLRTASVSDRRISLINQVVSGIRAIKTNAWEDEYRKKIKNVRSDEIRWIRKKSGILSCFAAVEYISTPMASLVTVITLVLTGQPLTPVNVFMLLSFINLLRMSVSMGLSNFFLLSYDAYVSLSRIQDFLHLNNLPPANATENQGEETEKVIFPSIVAELTEPTILRVRNLTIRRQLDQKDESVLQGISFTTTEGSLTAITGPVGSGKSTLLSAVAGEIADKNGAITCKGTVVYVPQIAWIFSGTIRENILFGEQYEKSKYDRVIEACALTQDIQGFPDCDQTIVGERGAVLSGGQRARVNLARAVYTDADLYLLDDPLTAVDFKVGHHIFIECIKGLLGEKTRLITSHQERIMREADDVIVLSKGRMLGKGSFTELKENGILNTTVDSLYEQVKESDNGIGKESEQEDQISDLRGATATHNVEGLQLSEEDRAIGVVSPKLYWNYFRSGVPLLVIIAGICFCVITQAILVSCDVWLSFLTTMRLEDLRNKKNLIIFSSLVGASFILLVVRAFGVYLALLRCSERLHDKMVVAILQAPVFFFDSNPVGRIMNRFSKDVGCMDELLPETFLKSIQLILVMLTSVLLPTAANPWILLAIVPMTVLTAFISRYYLRTSRELQRLESICRSPVYSHFSETLDGLETIRTRKREKDFVDKFCSCQDVHTQSFIMVVASNRWLGVRLDFLSALLIGVVALAAILVSQDAVFAGLALVYVVQSVTLTHYTVRKSSKVENLMTSVERIMTYTEVEPEPGYQVKQNAPKMWPDEGNIAFKNVYLTYYPGGPQSLKDITVSINGGAKIGIVGRTGAGKSSLVAALLRMPEAAGDIMIDNVSIRSLSLQESRRAINVLGQNPALFSGSVRRNLDLIGQFQDAELWRVLEQVQVKNLVEKLEGQLDHELLEHGANLSVGERQLICLARVLLHQKKIVILDEPTAHVDPDTEQTIWKTVREKLKDSTIITIAHRLDTIRDCDKILVLRNGEVDGFDRFDIIMKAKKALRV is encoded by the exons ATGGCAAAGACAAGCTACAGAAGGGTCACCAGTACTACACAAGTGGAAAATGTCAGCTTTTTCTCCACTTTTTTATTCCGATGGATGAACGATGTTCTGAAGTCTGGAAATGAACGGGCTATCGATGAAAATGATCTTTTATCTCTTAACGAAGAATGCACCGCGTGCTTTTTGACAGAGCAGCTTCAATCGAAATGGACAGATGAAACAGCTAACAACAAAAGGCATGATAAACAACCAAAACTTTGGAAAAGTGTGCTGAAGATGCTCACCACCAGGGAAGCAATGATCCTCTTTGTAACTGTCACAGTGCCTCTATTTTGTCGCGTTCTCCAACCACTGCTTCTTGGATATCTCGTGAAATCTCTGATGATGGCAGAACTACAGCATCATTTTCTTCTCTATGGCTGTGCTTTAGCACTCGGGATCAATGAATTAATCGGTTCTGTCTGTTGGCACCAATTTGCCTACCGCTGTGAGGTCTTTGGTATCAGAATTAGCAGCGCCATTAAAGGATTAGTTTATATGAAG actcTTCTACTCAGCAAGGATTCATTGCTGAGGATTTCAACTGGCCGCGTGATAGACCTCGTATCGAACGATGTTCAGCGACTGGAAGGAGAAACTTTCTGGGCATTGTTCAATGCAGCTCCCTTCTTTTTAGAGTTTTTAATACTAGCATTTTTAGCTGTCTATTTCATCGGATGGCAGGTTATGGTGGGATTTATCTTCTTGTGTATTCTTCTGCCATGCTTTAGTGGATTGTCCCATGGTGGAGCTGTACTGCGCCTGCGAACAGCATCTGTTTCTGACCGCCGCATCTCGTTGATCAACCAGGTTGTGTCTGGGATCCGCGCCATCAAAACAAACGCATGGGAAGATGAATAtagaaaaaagataaagaacGTGCGGAG CGATGAAATCCGGTGGATCCGTAAGAAAAGTGGCATTCTGTCGTGCTTTGCTGCTGTGGAATACATTTCAACACCAATGGCGTCCCTGGTGACTGTTATCACTCTTGTTCTAACTGGGCAGCCCCTAACACCAGTTAACGTCTTCATGTTACTCTCCTTTATCAATCTACTAAGAATGAGCGTCAGTATGGGTCTATCTAATTTTTTCCTCCTTTCATACGATGCCTACGTCTCACTCAGTAGAATACAGGACTTCCTTCATTTGAATAATCTACCACCAGCAAACGCCACGGAAAATCAGggagaagaaactgaaaaagtgATTTTTCCTTCCATCGTAGCAGAACTAACAGAACCAACTATCTTACGAGTCAGAAACTTAACGATACGCCGACAGCTTGATCAAAAGGATGAGTCCGTTTTGCAAGGTATCAGTTTCACCACTACAGAAGGAAGTTTAACAGCTATAACAGGACCAGTGGGCAGTGGCAAATCTACTCTTCTGTCAGCAGTTGCTGGCGAAATAGCAGACAAAAACGGAGCCATAACCTGCAAAGGAACTGTTGTTTATGTGCCACAGATTGCCTGGATATTCTCTGGAACTATTagagaaaacattttgtttggCGAACAGTACGAGAAATCCAAGTACGACAGAGTCATTGAAGCATGTGCTTTGACCCAAGACATTCAGGGTTTCCCAGATTGTGACCAGACAATTGTTGGAGAGCGTGGTGCGGTTCTAAGTGGAGGCCAGCGGGCAAGAGTAAACTTGGCACGCGCTGTCTACACCGACGCAGACCTTTACTTGTTAGATGATCCCTTAACTGCTGTAGACTTTAAAGTTGGCCATCACATCTTTATTGAATGCATCAAAGGCTTACTGGGAGAGAAAACCCGGTTGATAACTTCCCATCAAGAAAGGATCATGCGCGAAGCCGATGACGTTATTGTATTATCTAAAGGCCGGATGTTGGGTAAGGGAAGTTTCACTGAGCTGAAAGAAAATGGTATTCTGAATACAACTGTCGATTCGCTGTATGAGCAAGTGAAAGAATCTGATAATGGCATTGGAAAAGAAAGTGAGCAGGAAGATCAAATTTCTGACTTGAGAGGTGCAACTGCAACGCATAACGTCGAGGGCCTGCAGCTATCGGAAGAAGATCGAGCTATCGGGGTGGTATCACCTAAACTCTACTGGAACTACTTCAGAAGCGGAGTACCTTTGCTTGTTATCATCGCAGGAATTTGCTTCTGTGTTATCACTCAAG CAATCTTGGTTTCCTGCGATGTTTGGCTGTCGTTCTTGACGACAATGCGTTTGGAGGATCTGCGAAATAAGAAAAACCTTATCATCTTTAGCTCTCTTGTTGGGGCATCTTTCATACTTCTCGTCGTTCGAGCGTTTGGCGTCTATTTGGCATTGTTAAGATGTTCTGAGCGACTCCATGATAAAATGGTTGTGGCTATTCTACAAGCACCTGTCTTTTTCTTTGATTCAAATCCCGTAGGACGAATCATGAATAGGTTCTCTAAAGATGTAGGCTGCATGGATGAACTACTACCCGAAACATTTTTGAAATCCATCCAGCTGATTTTGGTAATGTTGACGTCTGTTCTTCTACCAACTGCCGCAAATCCTTGGATTCTGCTTGCTATTGTGCCAATGACTGTGTTGACCGCTTTTATTTCAAGATACTACTTAAGGACATCCAGGGAGCTACAAAGGCTGGAATCCATTTGTCGTAGTCCTGTTTATTCTCACTTTTCAGAGACGCTTGATGGACTCGAGACTATTCGGACAAGGAAAAGGGAGAAAGATTTTGTGGATAAGTTTTGCAG ttGTCAAGATGTTCATACCCAGTCGTTTATTATGGTAGTTGCCAGTAACCGTTGGCTCGGTGTTCGCTTAGATTTTCTCTCCGCTCTGTTGATTGGTGTAGTGGCTCTCGCTGCGATTTTGGTGTCTCAAGATGCTG TTTTCGCTGGTCTTGCACTTGTTTACGTAGTGCAGTCTGTAACTCTGACACACTACACTGTCCGGAAATCATCCAAGGTCGAAAATTTAATGACGTCAGTGGAGCGAATTATGACCTACACCGAGGTTGAACCTGAGCCTGGATACCAAGTGAAACAGAATGCCCCGAAAATGTGGCCTGATGAAGGAAATATAGCATTCAAAAACGTATACCTGACTTACTATCCGGGGGGTCCCCAAAGTCTAAAGGATATCACAGTTAGCATCAATGGAGGAGCTAAAATTGGCATTGTGGGCCGCACTGGCGCAGGGAAATCTTCTTTAGTGGCAGCACTATTGCGCATGCCTGAAGCTGCCGGAGATATAATGATTGATAATGTCAGTATAAGGAGTCTCAGCCTTCAAGAATCTCGGCGAGCAATAAACGTTCTTGGCCAAAATCCTGCTCTTTTTAGCGGATCGGTAAGAAGAAATCTTGATCTGATTGGACAATTTCAAGACGCAGAACTTTGGCGAGTTCTAGAGCAGGTGCAAGTGAAAAATCTTGTAGAGAAATTGGAAGGTCAGTTAGATCATGAATTGCTGGAGCACGGTGCAAATTTAAGTGTTGGAGAACGGCAACTTATTTGCTTGGCTCGCGTTCTGTTGCACCAAAAGAAAATCGTCATCTTGGATGAACCAACTGCACACGTTGATCCAGACACAGAACAAACAATCTGGAAGACAGTGCGTGAGAAGCTGAAGGATTCCACGATTATAACTATAGCACATCGTTTAGACACAATAAGAGACTGTGACAAGATTTTAGTTTTGAGAAATGGAGAAGTTGATGGGTTTGATAGATTTGATATCATTATGAAAGCGAAGAAAGCACTTCGAGTTTAA